A part of Candidatus Electrothrix aestuarii genomic DNA contains:
- a CDS encoding ISKra4 family transposase: protein MYSPCHLTESNIEHYLPSFEALDKLASHISGIEFSTSSFGDVEAVIQQKGQEIIRQLAQGYLSQRSAEEEKKEFVFGEDGIRRNRRRTDCTRKIESRFGEVELSRIGYYGQFVGSVFPLDAELNLPPDKYSHGLRSEIAHLTAVASFDETLEFLERQGGGILPKRQLQEVSADIVRDFKEFYEQPLDLSSVKGSILVITADGKGVSMHNQDLRPAAKKQAEKDQDKKKARLQPGEKKGRKRMATVVSVYDTSPYQRTPEQLLSIDGEVAPERPEIKNKRVWAEITEDMGNALDRGFREALRRDPEQEMEWVVLIDGQTDLIRQVEAQAEKHDVKVTVIQDFIHVVEYLRKAVHALYPEKENAEKREKWVQGRTLEILKGNAQSVASGLRRAATRRGLDENKRIPVDTAANYIKKNQKRLRYEEALLKGLPIATGVIEGACRHLVKDRMDLTGARWRLKSADAVLKLRALKTSGDLKKYLNFHFWKERCRNYIWMPNGDAVPAMI, encoded by the coding sequence ATGTACAGCCCCTGTCACCTTACGGAAAGCAATATTGAGCATTATCTTCCGTCTTTTGAAGCACTTGATAAACTGGCGTCCCATATATCCGGTATAGAATTCTCCACATCCTCTTTCGGAGACGTGGAAGCAGTTATTCAACAGAAAGGACAGGAAATTATACGGCAGCTGGCGCAGGGATATCTGTCTCAGCGTTCCGCAGAAGAAGAGAAAAAAGAATTTGTTTTCGGAGAAGACGGTATTCGTCGCAATCGTCGCAGAACAGATTGTACTCGAAAAATTGAATCACGTTTCGGAGAGGTCGAGCTGTCACGAATCGGTTATTACGGGCAGTTTGTCGGCAGCGTTTTTCCTCTGGATGCCGAGTTGAATTTGCCGCCCGACAAGTATTCACACGGCCTACGAAGTGAAATAGCGCATTTGACGGCAGTCGCTTCTTTTGACGAAACATTGGAGTTTCTGGAACGTCAGGGAGGCGGAATACTGCCTAAACGTCAACTTCAGGAAGTATCCGCAGATATTGTTCGTGATTTCAAGGAATTTTACGAGCAACCCCTTGACTTGTCGTCCGTAAAGGGCAGTATTTTAGTCATTACGGCGGACGGTAAGGGCGTATCAATGCATAATCAGGATCTGCGTCCCGCCGCCAAAAAACAAGCGGAAAAGGATCAGGATAAGAAAAAAGCCCGACTTCAGCCCGGAGAGAAAAAGGGGCGTAAGCGGATGGCGACCGTTGTCTCAGTGTATGACACATCCCCTTATCAGCGCACTCCTGAACAGCTTCTCAGTATTGACGGGGAAGTCGCACCGGAGCGTCCAGAAATTAAAAACAAGCGGGTCTGGGCGGAGATTACGGAAGATATGGGAAACGCCCTTGACCGGGGATTCCGGGAGGCGCTTCGACGAGACCCTGAACAAGAAATGGAATGGGTTGTTCTTATCGACGGGCAGACCGATCTGATCAGGCAGGTCGAGGCGCAGGCGGAGAAGCATGATGTGAAAGTAACCGTTATTCAGGATTTTATTCATGTTGTCGAGTACCTGCGGAAGGCGGTTCATGCTCTTTATCCAGAGAAAGAGAACGCTGAAAAACGAGAAAAGTGGGTTCAGGGCCGTACGCTTGAGATTTTGAAAGGAAACGCGCAAAGCGTGGCGAGCGGATTGCGTCGTGCGGCTACACGTAGAGGATTAGATGAAAATAAACGTATCCCTGTGGATACTGCTGCGAATTATATCAAGAAAAATCAGAAACGACTGAGATATGAAGAAGCTCTTTTGAAAGGACTGCCTATCGCCACCGGTGTAATAGAGGGAGCTTGTCGTCACTTGGTTAAGGATCGTATGGATCTCACCGGTGCTCGTTGGCGACTGAAATCAGCGGATGCTGTGCTGAAGCTAAGGGCGCTGAAAACCAGCGGAGATCTGAAGAAATACCTGAACTTTCATTTTTGGAAGGAGCGGTGCAGGAACTATATCTGGATGC
- the ilvN gene encoding acetolactate synthase small subunit, whose translation MKHTLSVLLQNKPGALSRVTGLFSGRGFNIESLCVAETFDPKVSCLTLVTRGNDAIVEQITKQLHKLIDVIKVSDISEGEYVEREMVLIRVKAEAHTRAEVLRVIDIFRGKVVDVSPTSYAVEITGSESKIKAVIDLLRPIGIKEVVRTGTIAMARAPKK comes from the coding sequence ATGAAACATACTCTTTCCGTTTTACTCCAGAATAAACCCGGCGCACTTTCCCGAGTTACAGGCCTTTTCAGTGGCCGGGGTTTTAATATTGAGAGCCTTTGTGTGGCAGAAACCTTTGATCCGAAGGTCTCCTGTCTGACCCTGGTAACCCGGGGAAACGATGCCATTGTTGAGCAGATAACCAAGCAACTCCATAAATTGATTGACGTTATCAAGGTGTCCGACATCAGCGAAGGCGAATATGTTGAGCGCGAAATGGTGCTCATCCGGGTGAAGGCTGAGGCGCATACCCGCGCTGAGGTCCTTCGAGTGATTGATATCTTCCGTGGTAAGGTTGTAGATGTCAGCCCAACCTCCTATGCTGTAGAGATTACCGGGTCGGAGTCCAAGATTAAGGCGGTTATTGATCTCCTCCGTCCCATTGGTATCAAAGAGGTCGTTCGGACCGGAACCATTGCTATGGCGCGGGCGCCGAAGAAATAA